In Aeromicrobium wangtongii, the DNA window CAGGCGTACGTCGACCGGTTGCTGGACGACATCATCGCGGAGCGACGGGCCGAGGGCGCCGCGAAGAAGGATGACCTGCTGGGCATCATGCTCGACACCCCGCACCCGCAGACCGGGGAGAAGCTGGACGACCTGAACATCCGGCACCAGATCTTGACCTTTCTGGTCGCCGGTCACGAGACGACCTCCGGCGCGCTGTCGTTCGCCCTGTACTACCTGTCGCGCAATCCGGCGCTGATGGCCACGGCGCACGAGGAGGTCGACCGCATCCTCGGCCCGGACCGTGACGCGGAGCCGACCTTCGAGCAGGTGCCCAAGTTCCGGTATCTGCGCCGCGTGCTGGACGAAGGGCTGCGCCTGTGGCCGACGGCCCCGGCCTTCGCCCGCAGCCCCCGCGCCACGACGACGCTCAGCACCGGACACGTCATGCGGCCTCAGGACTGGGCGCTGGTCATGCTGCCGATGGTGCACCGCGATCCCGCTGTCTGGGGCCCGGACGCCGACGAGTTCGATCCCGACCGGTTCTCGCCCGAGCGGTCCCGCGGGCGGGTGGCCCACAGCTACAAGCCGTTCGGGACGGGGGAGCGGTCGTGCATCGGACGCCAGTTCGCCCTGCACGAGGCGATTCTGGTGCTCGCCCGCGTGCTGCGCCGCTACGACCTCACCCCAGACCCCGGGTACGAGCTGCGGATCACCGAGCGGCTGACCCTGATGCCCGAGGGCTTCGAGCTCTGGCTCAGCCCGCGTCGCT includes these proteins:
- a CDS encoding cytochrome P450 produces the protein MRNDWSGQHFPHPPGRRPVVGDVLGADPAQPLQSTMRRAGGLGPIFELHVFDQKFVFVSSAELAAELADESRFQKALSPALVALREFAGAGLFTAYNDETDWALAHDLLRPAFTRDSMRGYHPIMLAAAQELFDSWDAGTGPVDVAADMTRLTMETISRTAFSHDFGSFSRAEPHPFIPAMIAALRAGQRKGSLNAMPGSALMARRIDKRNAHHQAYVDRLLDDIIAERRAEGAAKKDDLLGIMLDTPHPQTGEKLDDLNIRHQILTFLVAGHETTSGALSFALYYLSRNPALMATAHEEVDRILGPDRDAEPTFEQVPKFRYLRRVLDEGLRLWPTAPAFARSPRATTTLSTGHVMRPQDWALVMLPMVHRDPAVWGPDADEFDPDRFSPERSRGRVAHSYKPFGTGERSCIGRQFALHEAILVLARVLRRYDLTPDPGYELRITERLTLMPEGFELWLSPRR